In Hoeflea ulvae, one genomic interval encodes:
- a CDS encoding LysE family translocator has product MPMETYLIYLAAVAVFFATPPDTSQLLIISNSIRHGLRKSAYTIAGDLTANCLQMSGAAFGLAAVIATSATAFVWIKWLGVAYLVWIGVQLVLAKPHASGVAANASGEKFRLFRQGFVTSMANPFAVVFFGALFPQFIDPAFPVLPQLFILGLTYIAVDGAILLLWGWMGLRAATALKRLSYAMVNKVCGGLMIAAAALLAGKDFQPQR; this is encoded by the coding sequence ATGCCGATGGAGACCTATCTGATCTATCTCGCGGCTGTTGCGGTGTTCTTCGCCACGCCGCCCGACACGAGCCAGTTGCTGATCATCTCCAACAGCATTCGTCACGGATTGCGCAAGAGCGCCTATACGATTGCCGGTGACCTGACGGCAAACTGCCTGCAGATGAGCGGCGCTGCCTTTGGTCTTGCGGCCGTCATCGCAACCTCGGCAACCGCCTTTGTCTGGATCAAATGGCTCGGCGTCGCCTATCTCGTCTGGATCGGGGTCCAGCTTGTACTCGCGAAACCTCATGCCAGCGGGGTCGCGGCCAATGCGTCGGGCGAAAAATTCCGTCTGTTCCGGCAAGGTTTTGTCACCTCGATGGCCAATCCCTTCGCCGTTGTGTTCTTCGGCGCCCTGTTTCCGCAATTCATCGATCCGGCGTTTCCGGTGCTGCCGCAGCTGTTCATTCTGGGACTGACCTATATTGCGGTCGACGGCGCCATCCTGCTGCTGTGGGGATGGATGGGCCTGCGCGCAGCGACGGCACTGAAACGGCTTTCGTACGCAATGGTCAACAAGGTCTGCGGCGGCCT